One Lycium barbarum isolate Lr01 chromosome 5, ASM1917538v2, whole genome shotgun sequence genomic window carries:
- the LOC132639547 gene encoding uncharacterized protein LOC132639547, which yields MVSFEPLYGRRCRSPIGWFDAFDVCPWGTYFLRKSLDKVKLIQEKLLAAQSREKMYAVRKVQDLDFMEGEQVLLKISPMKAVMRFRKRGKLSQRDIGPFEILPRVGDVAYELALPPGLSGVHLIFYVSMLKRYHSDGTYIVCWDSVFLEENMSYEKEPIMILDRQVRKLRSKEIASVKLQWMHRPVEEVTWEIESDMCARYLQLFADSGTSPVSFLAIREQVIV from the coding sequence aTGGTGTCGTTCGAGCCTTTATATGGTAGaaggtgtcgttctcctattgggtggtttgatgcttttgacgTTTGCCCTTGGGGTACATATTTTCTTAGAAagtctttggacaaggtgaagcttattcaggaaaagcttctagcAGCTCAAAGCCGGGAAAAGATGTATGCGGTCCGGAAGGTTCAGGATTTAGATTTTATGGAGGGTGAGCAGGTTCttttgaagatttcacccatgaaggctGTTATGAGGTTTAgaaagaggggcaagttgagccagAGGgacattggtccatttgagattctccCTCGTGTGggtgatgttgcttatgagttagccttgccaCCAGGCCTGTCAGGTGTTCATCTTATTTTCTATGTTTCTATGCTAAAGAGGTATCATTCAGACGGGACTTATATTGTTTGTTGGGATTCAGTGTTTCTTGAAGAGAATATGTCCTACGAGAAAGAGCCTATtatgatcttggataggcaagtcaGAAaattgaggtctaaggagatagctTCTGTTAAGCTTCAATGGAtgcatcgtcctgttgaggaggtcACATGGGAGATCGAGTCAGATATGTGTGCCAGATATCTCCAGTTGTTTGCTGACTCAGGTACTTCCCCCGTTTCCTTCCTTGCCATTCGAGAACAAGTgattgtttaa